In one Lachnospiraceae bacterium GAM79 genomic region, the following are encoded:
- a CDS encoding type II secretion system F family protein, giving the protein MNRQEDTRRKTDYRIYRLSLPEVAVCLILYLGLVGIISFLYYNSPLPILIAAPGGVAALRVFRSRCIEKRQRQLYVEFKDMVQSLAASMGAGYAFENAFTAAYEEMRKLYGDSGLIVKELKWVIRGLRMHEDIEYLLQDMGERSGVREISEFAQVVGVAKRTGGNMVHIMKATAADISRKMEVELEIQTMIAAKKYEQKIMLIVPFFILAYLRIANGSYIHILYENIAGRLIMTICLAVSILSAAWSRKMIRIGV; this is encoded by the coding sequence ATGAACAGACAGGAGGATACAAGAAGAAAAACAGATTATAGAATATACAGACTGTCTCTGCCTGAGGTGGCGGTGTGTCTGATCCTATATCTGGGGCTTGTCGGGATCATTAGTTTTCTATATTACAATTCTCCGCTTCCTATACTGATTGCAGCGCCGGGAGGTGTGGCGGCACTTCGAGTCTTTCGAAGCAGATGCATAGAGAAACGACAAAGGCAATTATATGTCGAGTTTAAGGATATGGTGCAGTCGCTTGCGGCAAGTATGGGAGCAGGATATGCATTTGAAAATGCATTTACGGCGGCATATGAAGAAATGCGCAAGTTATATGGAGATTCTGGTCTTATCGTGAAGGAATTGAAATGGGTGATACGTGGGCTTCGAATGCATGAAGATATAGAATATCTGCTTCAGGATATGGGGGAGCGTTCCGGAGTTCGTGAGATATCGGAATTTGCGCAGGTTGTCGGTGTGGCAAAACGAACCGGTGGCAACATGGTTCACATTATGAAAGCAACGGCGGCAGATATCAGCCGGAAGATGGAAGTGGAGCTTGAGATACAGACGATGATCGCAGCGAAAAAATATGAACAGAAGATTATGTTGATCGTTCCATTTTTCATTCTAGCATATCTGCGGATCGCAAATGGAAGCTATATACATATTTTGTATGAGAATATAGCAGGCAGACTGATTATGACAATCTGTTTGGCTGTAAGTATCCTTTCTGCTGCGTGGAGTAGAAAAATGATCAGGATAGGAGTGTGA
- a CDS encoding CpaF family protein → MEQEIKNEMKQRILAELDMSQEIDDMEVRRLVDQCIMEYKGTTELPLPARIKLRKELFNTVRRMDVLSEFLEDESVTEIMINGYDNIFIERSGRVYKVDQTFENEERLASIIQQIVAGCNRIVNEAVPIVDARLADGSRVNVVLPPISLNGPTMTIRKFPKEKMTMERLIEVGALSEDAAEFLKRLVKARYNIFVSGGTGAGKTTFLNALSDYIPQQERVITIEDSAELQLKNVVNLVRLESRNSNVEGTNAVTIRELIKSSLRMRPDRVIVGEVRDAAAIDMLAAMNTGHDGSLSTGHANSSGDMITRLESMVLMGMELPLEAVRRQIASAVDVIIHLGRLRDGSRKVLEIAEVTGMREGLVELHTIYEFEEMVAGEEQEVTDMVYAAAGTLSEQNVTDGFQLQKVTGRLRARAELLHQEKFLRAGIAYKSVLCAEVRSEGAGV, encoded by the coding sequence ATGGAACAGGAAATAAAGAATGAGATGAAGCAACGCATCCTTGCGGAGCTCGATATGTCACAGGAAATTGATGATATGGAAGTCAGACGGCTGGTCGATCAGTGCATTATGGAATATAAGGGAACGACAGAGCTGCCATTGCCTGCACGGATAAAACTTAGAAAGGAGCTGTTTAATACTGTAAGGCGGATGGATGTATTGTCGGAATTCCTTGAGGATGAGAGCGTGACGGAGATCATGATCAATGGCTATGACAATATCTTTATTGAGAGATCCGGCAGGGTTTATAAGGTTGATCAGACATTTGAGAATGAGGAACGTTTGGCTTCGATCATTCAGCAGATCGTCGCAGGCTGTAATCGTATTGTAAATGAGGCGGTTCCTATCGTGGATGCCAGACTGGCGGATGGTTCCCGTGTGAATGTGGTATTGCCGCCGATTTCATTAAATGGACCGACGATGACGATTCGTAAATTTCCGAAAGAGAAAATGACGATGGAACGCCTGATTGAGGTTGGGGCATTATCAGAGGATGCGGCAGAGTTCCTTAAACGGCTGGTGAAAGCTCGGTACAATATCTTTGTATCAGGAGGAACCGGAGCAGGCAAGACTACGTTTCTAAATGCATTATCTGATTATATCCCACAGCAGGAACGGGTTATTACGATCGAAGATTCTGCGGAACTACAGTTGAAGAATGTAGTAAATCTCGTTCGGCTGGAAAGTCGGAACTCAAATGTAGAGGGAACGAATGCGGTTACTATCCGGGAGCTTATTAAGTCCAGTCTTCGAATGCGGCCGGATCGTGTGATCGTAGGAGAGGTTAGGGATGCGGCTGCCATTGATATGCTTGCGGCTATGAATACCGGACATGATGGGAGCCTCTCTACCGGACATGCGAATTCTTCCGGAGATATGATCACTCGTCTGGAATCTATGGTATTAATGGGAATGGAGCTTCCGCTGGAAGCTGTTCGCAGACAGATCGCATCTGCTGTAGATGTCATTATTCATCTTGGAAGACTGAGGGATGGTTCCAGAAAGGTGCTGGAGATTGCCGAGGTGACCGGGATGCGTGAAGGACTGGTAGAACTTCATACGATATATGAGTTTGAGGAGATGGTGGCGGGAGAAGAACAGGAGGTTACAGATATGGTTTATGCGGCAGCAGGAACACTGTCGGAACAAAATGTGACAGATGGTTTTCAGCTGCAGAAGGTTACAGGCAGACTTCGGGCGCGGGCGGAACTGCTGCATCAGGAGAAGTTCCTACGTGCCGGGATAGCTTACAAGAGCGTATTATGTGCGGAGGTAAGGTCAGAAGGTGCCGGGGTGTGA
- a CDS encoding prepilin peptidase: protein MILVAGIAALYDIRTWKIPNWLILLGLETGIFITVWQNGVRIGSIRVLAGIWIPIGILYVMFLAGWLGAGDIKLFSAVGAFCGFMIWKILLYAFIAGGILSLFYVINLLIRKKKRRGLDGRAERHRIHFSLAIWLACLVYVVYG from the coding sequence ATGATTCTGGTTGCGGGTATCGCAGCATTATATGACATCAGAACATGGAAGATTCCGAATTGGCTGATCCTGTTAGGACTTGAGACAGGTATTTTTATCACCGTTTGGCAGAATGGAGTTCGTATCGGAAGTATTCGTGTACTTGCAGGGATATGGATTCCAATCGGTATTCTGTATGTGATGTTTCTGGCAGGATGGCTTGGTGCGGGAGATATCAAATTATTCTCGGCTGTCGGAGCATTTTGTGGATTTATGATCTGGAAGATCTTGCTGTATGCATTTATTGCAGGTGGAATTTTGTCATTGTTTTATGTGATAAATCTGCTCATCCGCAAAAAGAAACGGCGTGGTTTGGATGGCAGGGCAGAGAGACACAGGATTCATTTTTCTCTGGCTATCTGGCTGGCGTGTCTGGTGTATGTAGTATATGGATAA